A region from the Arthrobacter roseus genome encodes:
- a CDS encoding DUF5703 family protein: protein MREQYLAAAAVRQRDYARHYEYLVLTLSPEDPLQVARQLLTEHAEYGKWELQKSRLYTGGGRRFWLRRKVLRVARSA, encoded by the coding sequence ATGAGGGAACAGTATTTGGCCGCCGCGGCGGTCCGCCAACGAGACTATGCACGACACTATGAATATCTGGTGCTGACGCTCAGCCCCGAAGATCCTCTACAAGTAGCACGCCAACTACTGACAGAACATGCCGAGTACGGCAAGTGGGAGCTACAAAAGAGCCGGCTCTACACGGGCGGCGGACGCCGGTTCTGGCTGCGTCGGAAAGTACTTCGGGTCGCTCGTAGCGCCTGA
- a CDS encoding aldo/keto reductase — MQRRIMGDSGLSVSEIGLGTMNWGLEVDEDTARSQLQCFLTSGGTLVDTAASFADGRSEAILGSLIGDVVARQDLVLVSQGGLRRGRSDPRMDSSRRGLLDSLDASMSRLGTDHLDLWLAPAPDEHVPVGEVLSALETAYTSGRVRYVGLANHAGWQLARAAALSAVPMTAHQCEYSLLNRRAEQEVVPASEAMRIGLMAWAPLGRGALTGKYRGRVPADSRAASDRWAPYVEPYLEGRPARVTDAVATAAQGLKISCAETAIRWLLHRPGVATAVVGARNAEQLAAILASDTSQLPEQITAVLDEISEAD, encoded by the coding sequence ATGCAGCGAAGAATTATGGGTGACAGCGGCCTGTCCGTCTCAGAAATTGGCCTTGGAACCATGAATTGGGGTCTAGAGGTGGATGAAGACACAGCGCGTTCCCAGCTACAGTGTTTTCTCACGTCGGGCGGAACACTGGTGGACACGGCGGCTAGTTTCGCGGACGGTCGGTCGGAAGCGATTCTGGGCTCGCTGATCGGTGACGTCGTTGCCCGGCAGGATCTCGTTCTCGTCTCACAAGGCGGGCTTCGGCGCGGTAGGTCGGATCCGCGGATGGATTCCTCGCGCCGTGGTTTGCTGGACTCTCTGGATGCGAGCATGAGCAGGCTTGGCACGGACCATCTGGACCTTTGGCTGGCACCAGCCCCGGATGAACACGTACCTGTGGGCGAAGTCCTCTCGGCACTGGAGACCGCGTATACCTCAGGCAGGGTGCGCTACGTGGGTCTTGCGAACCATGCGGGCTGGCAACTCGCCCGTGCCGCTGCACTCTCAGCCGTTCCCATGACAGCCCATCAGTGTGAGTACTCACTTTTGAACAGACGAGCGGAACAAGAAGTTGTTCCTGCATCGGAAGCCATGCGGATCGGTCTGATGGCATGGGCGCCCCTGGGTAGAGGCGCACTCACCGGAAAATACCGGGGTCGGGTTCCAGCCGACTCCCGGGCGGCGTCTGACCGCTGGGCTCCATACGTCGAACCGTATCTGGAGGGACGTCCAGCACGAGTTACCGACGCCGTCGCTACGGCTGCTCAGGGGCTGAAGATAAGCTGTGCAGAAACGGCCATCCGTTGGCTACTCCATCGACCGGGGGTAGCGACGGCCGTAGTTGGCGCCCGAAACGCAGAACAACTGGCGGCCATTCTGGCCAGCGACACCTCTCAGCTGCCCGAACAGATCACCGCTGTTCTCGACGAAATTTCCGAAGCGGACTAA
- a CDS encoding undecaprenyl-diphosphate phosphatase: MNWFEAAFLGFIQGLTEFLPISSSAHLRIVGELLPNAQDPGAAFTAITQLGTETAVVVYFWRDIVRIVKAWFGSLAGRVPRGDPDAKMGWLVILGSIPIVLLGFLFQDQIEGALRSLWLIATMLIIFGIILAIADTIGRQNRDLTELTYKHGILYGFAQAMALVPGVSRSGGTITAGLLMGYTRESAARYSFLLAIPAVFGSGVYQLVKSYDEPGPFSLAETALATGVAFIVGFVIIGWFLRYVSTRSYRLFVWYRILLGLAIYLLLGYGVIQP; the protein is encoded by the coding sequence GTGAATTGGTTCGAAGCTGCTTTCCTGGGATTTATCCAGGGCCTAACGGAATTTCTCCCGATCTCTTCGAGCGCACACCTGCGCATAGTCGGAGAGCTCCTGCCCAATGCCCAGGACCCCGGAGCCGCTTTTACAGCGATCACCCAGTTGGGTACAGAAACAGCAGTAGTCGTGTACTTCTGGCGGGACATCGTAAGAATCGTCAAGGCCTGGTTTGGATCCCTAGCCGGGAGGGTCCCACGCGGTGATCCTGATGCCAAGATGGGGTGGCTTGTGATTCTGGGGAGCATCCCGATTGTGCTACTTGGTTTCTTGTTCCAGGACCAGATCGAAGGTGCACTGCGCAGTTTGTGGCTGATCGCGACAATGCTGATCATCTTCGGTATTATTCTGGCGATCGCTGACACCATAGGCCGGCAGAACCGCGACCTGACGGAGTTGACCTACAAACACGGCATTCTGTACGGCTTCGCCCAGGCAATGGCGCTGGTCCCGGGTGTGTCGCGGTCCGGAGGAACTATCACGGCCGGGCTGTTGATGGGTTACACCCGTGAGTCCGCTGCAAGGTATTCCTTCTTGTTGGCCATTCCGGCCGTCTTCGGCAGCGGTGTGTATCAACTGGTGAAAAGCTACGACGAGCCAGGGCCATTTTCGCTGGCGGAGACCGCGCTCGCTACGGGCGTTGCGTTCATCGTCGGCTTCGTGATTATTGGCTGGTTCCTCCGGTATGTGTCCACCAGAAGTTACCGGCTTTTCGTCTGGTACCGAATCCTCTTGGGTCTGGCCATTTACCTGCTGCTGGGTTACGGCGTCATTCAACCATAG
- the mshC gene encoding cysteine--1-D-myo-inosityl 2-amino-2-deoxy-alpha-D-glucopyranoside ligase, with amino-acid sequence MIAWTSTVPENVPGSGPELQLYDSSSQEIRPLPPGAGTGMYVCGITPYDATHIGHASTYVAFDLLNRYWRDGGADVQYVQNVTDVDDPLLERAEATGIDWRDLAVQQTNLFRADMEALNVLAPQHYVGAVETVDWLVPVVEDLLGEGIAYTVSSDDGEPDGDVYFSVENGQSAYSGQNAWYLGQISGLPEATMLELSAERGGDPNRPGKRNALDPLLWRVARSGEPHWDGGTLGRGRPGWHIECSVIAKRLLPQPFAVQGGGSDLVFPHHEMSAAHAWASTRVPLAHHYCHAGMVALDGEKMSKSKGNLVFVSRLLNSGVDPAAIRLAILAHHYRSDWSWTEEGLGTAQRRVEVWRSAVRRGTEEATAASLTQAVRQAMADDLDAPAALLAVDEWCEQGATGGGHGTEVATLMSSLLGVRL; translated from the coding sequence GTGATTGCCTGGACTTCTACCGTTCCTGAAAATGTCCCCGGGTCGGGGCCTGAGCTGCAGCTCTACGATTCTTCCAGTCAGGAGATCCGGCCATTACCTCCCGGAGCCGGAACTGGAATGTACGTCTGCGGAATAACTCCCTACGACGCCACGCACATTGGCCATGCTTCAACGTATGTGGCCTTCGATCTTCTCAATCGCTATTGGCGCGACGGCGGCGCGGATGTTCAGTACGTGCAGAACGTCACTGATGTCGATGACCCTCTTCTTGAACGGGCCGAAGCGACCGGCATCGACTGGCGCGACCTGGCCGTGCAGCAAACGAACCTTTTCCGCGCTGACATGGAGGCGTTGAATGTCCTTGCCCCACAACACTATGTTGGGGCGGTAGAGACGGTGGACTGGTTGGTTCCGGTGGTTGAGGACCTGTTGGGTGAGGGCATTGCGTACACGGTTTCCAGCGACGACGGCGAGCCGGACGGAGACGTCTATTTTTCAGTTGAGAACGGACAATCGGCGTATTCGGGGCAGAACGCCTGGTACCTTGGCCAGATTTCGGGGTTGCCCGAAGCGACGATGCTTGAACTCTCAGCTGAACGCGGCGGTGACCCCAACCGCCCAGGAAAGCGTAATGCGCTTGACCCTCTCCTTTGGCGTGTGGCGCGCAGTGGCGAGCCACACTGGGACGGCGGCACACTTGGCCGCGGCCGACCAGGGTGGCATATCGAATGTTCCGTTATTGCCAAGCGACTGCTGCCCCAGCCCTTCGCCGTCCAGGGCGGTGGTTCTGATCTGGTGTTCCCGCACCACGAAATGAGTGCGGCCCACGCGTGGGCGTCGACCCGGGTACCGCTGGCGCACCACTACTGCCATGCCGGCATGGTGGCGCTGGATGGCGAAAAAATGAGTAAGTCCAAGGGCAACTTGGTGTTCGTCTCGCGTCTGTTGAACTCAGGAGTGGATCCTGCGGCGATTCGGCTCGCTATTCTTGCGCACCATTACCGGTCCGACTGGTCGTGGACCGAGGAGGGGCTGGGGACGGCTCAGCGGCGTGTCGAAGTGTGGCGTTCCGCCGTTCGACGCGGTACAGAGGAAGCGACGGCAGCTTCTCTGACCCAGGCAGTGCGTCAGGCCATGGCCGATGATCTCGACGCACCAGCAGCACTTCTTGCAGTCGATGAATGGTGTGAGCAGGGGGCCACGGGTGGCGGCCACGGAACCGAAGTGGCCACTTTGATGAGTTCACTGCTCGGGGTGCGACTCTAG
- a CDS encoding PAC2 family protein — MTSRDQNEEKIRSRGVWPLGGGGLEGRFTVMIAAFEGWNDAGEAASDALKFLSGYWNADKISSIDADEYYDFQFTRPILSRDADGHRRIKWPSTRISRARVPESALDIVFVNGVEPSYKWRSYTADLMATARELDVDCVILVGALLADAPHTRPVPVTVTADDADVRETLGVESSEYEGPVGIVSVLSEVAGLADIPTLSIWAAVPHYVGHSPSPKAQLALLNKLEELLDSPVDTEALAGEAEAWERGVDELATEDPEVAAYVKQLEEAKDTAELPEATGESIAREFERYLRKRGRD, encoded by the coding sequence ATGACGAGCAGGGACCAGAACGAGGAAAAAATCCGCAGTCGCGGCGTGTGGCCGTTGGGCGGTGGCGGCCTCGAAGGTCGATTCACTGTCATGATCGCTGCCTTTGAGGGCTGGAACGATGCGGGCGAGGCCGCCAGCGATGCGCTCAAGTTCCTGTCAGGGTACTGGAACGCCGACAAAATCTCGTCGATTGACGCCGATGAATATTACGACTTTCAGTTCACGCGCCCCATCCTCAGTCGTGATGCAGATGGCCACCGGCGCATCAAATGGCCGTCGACACGCATCAGTAGGGCCCGGGTCCCAGAGTCCGCGCTGGACATTGTCTTCGTCAACGGTGTGGAACCGTCCTACAAATGGCGTTCCTACACTGCGGATCTGATGGCCACTGCACGCGAGCTGGATGTTGACTGCGTGATTCTGGTTGGGGCGTTGTTGGCGGATGCACCGCATACGCGCCCTGTTCCCGTCACGGTGACCGCTGACGACGCTGACGTCCGGGAGACACTCGGAGTTGAATCTTCCGAGTATGAGGGACCTGTTGGAATCGTCAGCGTATTATCCGAGGTTGCGGGATTAGCGGACATTCCCACGCTGTCCATCTGGGCTGCGGTACCTCATTACGTAGGACACTCCCCCTCCCCCAAGGCGCAGCTAGCGCTTCTGAACAAACTTGAGGAGCTTCTCGATTCGCCAGTGGACACGGAGGCACTCGCTGGTGAAGCCGAAGCATGGGAACGCGGAGTGGATGAGCTCGCCACTGAAGACCCTGAAGTGGCAGCGTATGTCAAGCAACTAGAGGAAGCTAAAGACACGGCAGAATTGCCCGAAGCCACCGGCGAATCGATAGCGCGTGAGTTCGAACGCTACCTGCGCAAACGCGGTCGGGACTAG
- a CDS encoding site-2 protease family protein, which translates to MTEPNKPRRGGISLGRIASVPIVLAYSWFLIAAYVVVVFGPRVSTQFPAIGVTAYLVAFAYAILLMLSVLVHELAHALSARAFGWPTDKIVLTLWGGHTQFSGFVATPGRSVIMAMAGPAANAVIAFVGWLILPLFDPGSVGSLLVNILVWANILIAAFNVLPGLPLDGGRMVESLVWKATGSQHKGTIAAGWAGRVIVVVMVLGLLVVPLLRGGAPDLTVLIITLLVGGFMWMGASSAIYAAHIYLRVDSTSVRALMQAAVGVPMGASVLQAEAAGSGVPAVVLLDDEGRPTAILDNVAAQNVPVHLRATTPSSAAARTLADDAVLMDWQEGPGLVAVMTKLDRSEYAIVGDQRQVVGVLYQAAVVAAVKGQRNPVHGQR; encoded by the coding sequence ATGACGGAACCGAATAAGCCGCGACGTGGCGGGATATCTCTTGGCCGCATTGCTTCCGTGCCCATAGTGCTGGCTTACTCGTGGTTCCTCATCGCTGCTTACGTCGTTGTCGTCTTCGGCCCACGGGTATCGACGCAATTTCCCGCCATCGGCGTCACTGCATATCTGGTTGCCTTTGCGTACGCCATCCTGCTGATGCTTTCTGTGCTGGTGCATGAACTCGCCCACGCGCTCTCAGCCCGAGCTTTCGGCTGGCCCACGGACAAAATTGTTCTCACGCTGTGGGGTGGTCACACACAGTTCTCGGGTTTCGTAGCCACCCCGGGACGCTCCGTGATCATGGCGATGGCAGGCCCGGCTGCCAACGCTGTCATAGCCTTCGTCGGCTGGCTGATCCTTCCCTTGTTCGACCCGGGGTCCGTTGGCTCGCTGCTAGTCAACATCCTGGTGTGGGCGAACATCCTCATCGCTGCGTTCAACGTGCTGCCTGGACTTCCTCTCGACGGCGGACGAATGGTCGAATCTCTGGTCTGGAAGGCCACTGGAAGCCAGCACAAGGGCACCATAGCTGCGGGATGGGCCGGACGGGTGATCGTCGTCGTCATGGTGCTCGGGCTTTTGGTGGTGCCGCTACTTCGCGGGGGAGCACCGGATCTCACAGTCCTGATCATCACCTTGTTAGTTGGTGGCTTCATGTGGATGGGCGCCAGCAGCGCCATCTACGCGGCGCACATCTATCTCAGAGTGGATAGCACCAGTGTCCGCGCGCTCATGCAGGCAGCCGTTGGAGTTCCCATGGGTGCCTCGGTGCTGCAGGCAGAAGCTGCCGGATCTGGAGTGCCCGCCGTCGTTCTGCTCGACGACGAAGGACGGCCTACAGCCATCCTCGACAATGTCGCCGCTCAAAATGTTCCTGTGCACCTTCGTGCAACAACGCCGTCGTCCGCGGCTGCCAGGACCCTGGCTGATGATGCGGTGCTCATGGACTGGCAGGAGGGGCCGGGCCTGGTCGCAGTCATGACTAAGCTGGACAGAAGCGAGTACGCGATCGTAGGCGATCAGCGGCAAGTTGTCGGCGTGCTGTATCAAGCTGCGGTGGTAGCGGCGGTGAAGGGCCAACGGAACCCCGTGCATGGCCAACGATGA
- a CDS encoding tRNA (adenine-N1)-methyltransferase → MPIPENAPASQPHGAAVRRGPLRAGERVQLTDNKGRRNTITLTEGGAFHTHRGFLTHDQLIGQPEGVVVANTTGHQYQGLRPLLSDFVLSMPRGAAVVYPKDAGQIVTMADIFPGARVVEAGVGSGALSISLLRAVGDLGRLHSFERREEFADIARGNVETIFGGPHPAWQLSLGDFQDEVIKSEEPGSVDRVVLDMLAPWECIDAVATVLAPGGVWISYVATVTQLSRTAEAIRADGRFTEPDGWESMVRGWHLEGLAVRPDHRMVAHTGFLLTARRLADGVTGLSPKRKPSKTGFSQEDLDAWTPQAVGERDVSDRKLRRAAREASSTVQRGALVHAEELRKQQGLEESGD, encoded by the coding sequence ATGCCCATTCCTGAAAATGCCCCAGCATCACAACCGCACGGTGCGGCCGTGCGCCGCGGGCCCCTGCGCGCAGGCGAACGCGTTCAGCTGACGGATAACAAGGGCCGACGCAACACCATCACCCTGACCGAGGGTGGGGCCTTCCACACCCATCGTGGTTTTCTGACCCACGACCAACTCATCGGGCAGCCAGAAGGCGTGGTCGTGGCCAACACCACGGGACACCAGTATCAGGGGCTGAGGCCGTTACTGTCCGATTTTGTTTTGTCGATGCCTCGTGGCGCTGCCGTTGTTTACCCGAAGGATGCTGGCCAGATTGTGACGATGGCAGACATCTTCCCGGGTGCCAGGGTAGTTGAAGCTGGCGTGGGGTCCGGTGCACTGAGTATTTCGCTGCTTCGGGCAGTCGGGGATCTGGGCCGGTTGCATTCATTTGAGCGGCGCGAAGAATTTGCTGATATTGCCCGCGGAAATGTCGAAACCATTTTTGGTGGTCCGCACCCGGCATGGCAGCTTTCGCTCGGAGATTTCCAGGATGAAGTCATCAAGTCCGAGGAACCGGGAAGCGTCGACCGGGTAGTCCTTGACATGCTGGCACCGTGGGAATGTATCGACGCCGTGGCAACGGTTCTCGCTCCAGGTGGAGTGTGGATCAGCTATGTGGCCACCGTGACTCAACTCTCGCGCACGGCCGAAGCTATCCGCGCGGATGGACGCTTTACCGAGCCCGACGGGTGGGAGTCCATGGTCCGCGGATGGCACCTTGAAGGCCTCGCAGTCCGTCCGGATCACCGGATGGTCGCGCACACAGGATTCCTTCTGACGGCCAGGAGGCTAGCCGATGGAGTCACCGGACTATCTCCCAAACGCAAACCGTCCAAAACTGGTTTCAGTCAGGAAGACCTCGATGCGTGGACCCCACAGGCCGTGGGTGAACGGGATGTTTCAGACCGGAAGCTCAGACGCGCGGCGCGCGAAGCCAGCTCAACGGTGCAACGCGGAGCACTGGTCCACGCAGAGGAACTCAGGAAGCAACAGGGGCTCGAAGAGTCCGGAGACTAG
- the arc gene encoding proteasome ATPase, whose amino-acid sequence MSQSGIQEQEPDKNNTTGGVQGEQAALVRRLSVLRDKLRTIDRQLAAATQNNSKLVSMLESAKAEILRLKDALENEGGTPFSFGIVQQVNRTQEREEGRNIRATVQESVDIMQSGRKLRVGMSPLLSISELSSGQEVLLNESLTIVAALGYERAGEVVTVKELLGPDRVLIVGRADEERVVRLSGQLLKDAPRVGDGVSLDSRSGYALERIPRSEVENLVLEEVPEISYADIGGLGPQIEQIHDAVELPFLHPDLYREHGLKAPKGILLYGPPGCGKTLIAKAVANSLAARAREKAGTPFVKSYFLNIKGPELLDKYVGETERSIRSIFARAREKASAGSPVVVFFDEMDSLFRTRGTGVSSDVETTIVPQLLSEIDGVETLENVIVIGASNREDMIDPAILRPGRLDVKIKIERPDAQGAGEIFGKYLNADLPLHPNDLAEYEGDRNRTVDAMIQLTVEKMYATDKTNEYLEVTYANGDTEMLYFKDFNSGAVIQNVVDRAKKYAIKDFLSDGVRGLRIDHLLRAVVDEFREHEDLPNTTNPDDWARISGKKGERITYIRTIIQGKAGQEPGKTIETQPNTGQYL is encoded by the coding sequence GTGTCGCAGTCAGGGATTCAGGAGCAGGAACCGGATAAGAATAACACCACCGGCGGCGTTCAAGGGGAGCAGGCTGCCCTTGTACGGCGGCTCAGCGTACTTCGGGACAAACTGCGGACTATCGATCGGCAGCTGGCGGCAGCAACTCAGAACAACAGCAAGCTAGTTTCCATGCTGGAATCGGCAAAGGCGGAGATTCTCCGTCTCAAGGATGCCCTGGAGAACGAAGGTGGGACACCGTTCAGTTTTGGAATCGTTCAACAGGTGAACAGGACGCAGGAACGGGAAGAAGGCCGTAACATTCGCGCTACCGTTCAGGAAAGCGTGGACATCATGCAGTCCGGGCGAAAGCTCCGAGTCGGCATGTCACCGCTGCTCAGCATCTCCGAGCTGTCCAGCGGTCAGGAAGTCCTCCTGAACGAATCGCTGACGATCGTCGCGGCGCTCGGATATGAGCGTGCCGGTGAAGTCGTCACGGTTAAGGAACTTCTGGGACCAGACCGGGTGCTCATTGTCGGCCGGGCGGATGAGGAACGTGTCGTTCGCCTCTCTGGCCAACTGCTGAAGGATGCTCCACGCGTCGGCGACGGCGTGTCCCTTGACTCCCGCTCCGGCTATGCATTGGAACGGATTCCGCGCAGCGAGGTTGAAAACCTGGTTCTCGAGGAAGTTCCTGAAATTTCTTATGCGGATATCGGCGGTCTTGGCCCGCAGATCGAGCAAATCCACGATGCAGTCGAACTGCCGTTCCTTCACCCGGACCTCTACCGCGAGCACGGTCTCAAGGCCCCCAAAGGGATCCTGCTCTACGGCCCGCCAGGGTGCGGTAAGACCCTTATCGCGAAAGCGGTTGCCAATTCGCTTGCAGCCCGAGCCCGCGAGAAGGCCGGAACTCCCTTCGTCAAGAGCTACTTTTTGAACATTAAAGGCCCCGAGCTGCTTGACAAGTATGTCGGTGAAACTGAACGAAGCATCCGCTCCATCTTTGCCCGGGCCAGGGAAAAAGCCTCAGCGGGCTCACCCGTCGTCGTCTTCTTCGACGAAATGGATTCGCTGTTCCGTACCCGTGGCACAGGAGTATCCTCCGACGTTGAGACAACCATTGTGCCGCAACTCCTCAGCGAGATTGACGGCGTGGAAACCCTCGAGAACGTGATCGTCATTGGCGCGTCAAACCGCGAAGACATGATAGATCCTGCCATCCTGCGGCCGGGACGTTTGGACGTCAAAATCAAGATAGAACGGCCGGACGCCCAGGGGGCGGGCGAGATCTTCGGAAAGTACCTCAATGCAGACCTTCCGCTACATCCCAACGACCTCGCGGAGTACGAAGGCGATAGGAACCGCACCGTTGACGCGATGATCCAGCTGACTGTGGAGAAGATGTATGCAACGGACAAGACCAACGAATACCTTGAAGTGACGTACGCCAATGGTGATACGGAGATGCTGTACTTCAAGGACTTCAATTCAGGCGCCGTTATTCAGAACGTCGTGGACCGGGCTAAGAAATACGCCATCAAGGACTTTCTATCAGATGGTGTCCGGGGCCTGCGGATTGACCACCTTCTCCGAGCAGTCGTCGATGAATTCCGCGAGCATGAGGATCTGCCAAACACCACGAATCCGGACGACTGGGCACGTATCTCCGGCAAAAAGGGGGAACGCATCACGTACATACGTACGATCATCCAGGGCAAAGCTGGCCAGGAACCGGGAAAGACCATCGAAACACAGCCGAACACCGGACAGTACCTGTGA
- the dop gene encoding depupylase/deamidase Dop, which translates to MGTETEYGVLAPSQPGANSTVLSSQIVNAYAATLREGYGNLAGTRWDYTDEHPLQDARGWEMSRSEAHASQLTDQAPVLDAEQIALAGADFSGAFETGSEDDVLMNMVLGNGARLYVDHAHPEYSSPEVTNPRDAVLWDKAGDVVVQRAMERVAATPGFAPVNLYKNNTDSKSVSYGSHENYLMPRSVPFSAIASGLLPFFASRQVICGAGRVGLGALSQESGYQISQRADFFEASVGLETTVRRPIINTRDEPHAVADKYRRLHVIIGDANLSEVSCYLKVGTAALVLDMIEAGTVPNLELDSPVEALQRISHDPSLQATVRTTDGRSLTGVDLQEIYFEAAQAHVGNDADEQTQDVLARWGTLIDVLRRNPMDAARDVDWVAKLKLLHAFRDRDNLEWSDARLALVDLQYADMRPSKGLYYRLAARGQMTRLLTDGEIETAVLNPPSDTRAYFRGNCVSRYSANVASASWDSIVFELPGRRRLQRIQTLEPGRGTQLLTEHLFEAADDVEHFVSLLLGDTPG; encoded by the coding sequence ATGGGGACCGAAACCGAATATGGTGTGCTGGCTCCCTCTCAACCCGGCGCCAACTCCACGGTCCTGTCCAGCCAGATCGTCAACGCCTATGCAGCCACCCTGCGTGAAGGGTACGGAAATCTCGCTGGAACGCGCTGGGACTACACCGATGAGCATCCATTGCAGGACGCACGCGGATGGGAAATGTCCCGAAGTGAAGCGCATGCTTCCCAGCTGACGGATCAAGCGCCGGTGCTCGATGCTGAGCAGATCGCCTTGGCCGGTGCGGATTTCAGCGGCGCTTTCGAGACCGGTTCAGAAGACGACGTGCTGATGAACATGGTACTCGGCAACGGAGCACGGCTTTATGTGGATCATGCGCACCCTGAATATTCCTCTCCGGAGGTCACCAATCCGCGCGATGCGGTGCTGTGGGACAAGGCTGGGGACGTAGTTGTTCAGCGCGCCATGGAACGAGTGGCAGCGACCCCGGGTTTTGCGCCGGTCAACCTTTACAAGAACAACACGGATAGCAAGTCCGTTTCCTATGGTTCCCACGAGAACTACCTGATGCCACGCTCAGTGCCGTTCTCCGCAATAGCGTCCGGTCTCCTTCCCTTCTTCGCGTCCCGGCAGGTTATCTGCGGCGCGGGCAGGGTTGGCCTCGGCGCACTCTCGCAGGAATCGGGCTACCAGATAAGCCAAAGAGCAGATTTTTTCGAGGCATCCGTTGGGCTCGAAACCACGGTTCGTCGCCCGATCATCAATACCCGGGATGAGCCTCACGCGGTAGCGGACAAGTATCGGCGCCTGCACGTCATCATCGGCGACGCGAACCTCAGTGAAGTATCGTGCTATCTCAAGGTCGGTACTGCTGCGCTGGTGCTGGACATGATTGAAGCCGGGACTGTGCCGAATCTGGAACTCGATTCACCGGTTGAGGCGCTGCAGAGAATCAGTCATGATCCGTCGCTGCAGGCAACAGTACGCACCACAGATGGCCGTTCCCTGACTGGAGTGGATCTGCAGGAAATCTACTTCGAAGCGGCACAGGCGCACGTAGGCAATGACGCGGATGAACAAACACAGGACGTGCTGGCACGATGGGGAACACTGATCGATGTTCTTCGGCGTAACCCCATGGACGCGGCACGGGACGTGGACTGGGTGGCCAAGCTGAAATTGCTCCACGCATTTCGCGATCGCGACAACCTGGAATGGTCGGATGCACGCTTGGCACTGGTCGATCTCCAGTACGCGGACATGCGGCCATCAAAGGGGTTGTATTACAGGCTCGCAGCACGGGGCCAGATGACGCGTCTGCTAACCGACGGCGAGATTGAGACCGCCGTCTTAAACCCGCCATCGGACACCCGCGCCTATTTCCGAGGTAACTGTGTCAGCCGTTATTCAGCAAACGTGGCGAGCGCAAGCTGGGATTCGATTGTCTTCGAACTACCTGGGAGGCGGAGGTTGCAACGAATTCAGACACTAGAGCCCGGCAGGGGCACCCAGCTGCTCACTGAGCATCTGTTTGAAGCGGCCGATGACGTGGAACATTTCGTATCGCTGCTTCTGGGCGATACCCCGGGCTAA
- a CDS encoding ubiquitin-like protein Pup, translating into MATQESKNTGSQSREVDEVDETPLPTQQSSVDITQQTAGTDDLLDEIDGVLEVNAEEFVRGFVQKGGQ; encoded by the coding sequence ATGGCAACGCAGGAAAGCAAGAACACCGGGTCGCAGTCCCGTGAGGTCGATGAGGTAGACGAAACGCCTCTACCCACACAGCAGTCCTCTGTGGACATCACGCAGCAAACGGCGGGAACCGATGATCTTCTCGACGAGATCGACGGCGTGTTGGAAGTCAACGCTGAGGAGTTCGTCCGCGGATTTGTTCAAAAGGGTGGGCAGTAA